In Syntrophotaleaceae bacterium, a genomic segment contains:
- a CDS encoding AI-2E family transporter encodes MENTSMGSSRILMSLAALVLVAAGLNAAKVILVPVLLAGFIAIISAPPMFWLQRKGFPTWLALLIVILGVFLLGMVVATLIGTSVGDFTRNLPNYETRVREQTGDAVILLQRMGIRVSSAELIRFFDPGAAMKLIGMLLNALGNMVTNGLLVLLTVIFMLLEASSFPAKLRLILGGENSLEKFEYFLHNVQHYVAIKTIISLITGVLVAVLLIALRIDYPFLWGLLAFLLNYVPNIGSIIAAIPAVLLALIQFGLFKAVMVAIGFLTVNLLLGGLIEPRFMGRELGLSTLVVFLSLLLWGWLLGPVGMLLSVPLTMTAKIALDSHEDTRWIGVLMGPEKPLSTKRTAE; translated from the coding sequence ATGGAGAATACGTCAATGGGATCGTCACGCATCCTGATGTCGCTGGCAGCGCTGGTCCTGGTGGCAGCCGGTTTAAACGCGGCCAAAGTCATTCTGGTGCCGGTCCTGCTGGCCGGTTTCATCGCCATCATCAGCGCTCCGCCGATGTTCTGGTTGCAGCGCAAGGGGTTTCCGACCTGGCTCGCCCTGCTGATCGTCATCCTGGGGGTTTTTCTGCTGGGGATGGTGGTGGCCACCCTGATCGGAACTTCGGTAGGTGATTTCACGCGAAACCTGCCCAATTACGAAACCAGGGTTCGCGAGCAGACGGGAGATGCCGTGATACTGCTGCAGAGGATGGGGATCCGGGTTTCCTCTGCGGAACTGATCAGGTTTTTTGACCCCGGAGCGGCCATGAAACTGATCGGCATGCTGCTCAACGCTTTGGGCAACATGGTGACCAACGGCCTGCTGGTTCTGCTGACGGTTATCTTCATGCTCCTCGAAGCCAGCAGTTTCCCGGCCAAGCTCCGTCTCATCCTTGGGGGTGAAAACTCTTTGGAGAAGTTCGAGTATTTCCTCCATAATGTTCAGCATTATGTCGCGATCAAGACCATCATAAGCCTGATCACCGGAGTGCTGGTGGCGGTTCTGCTGATCGCTCTCCGCATCGATTATCCGTTTCTCTGGGGACTGCTGGCCTTCCTGCTGAACTATGTGCCCAACATCGGTTCGATAATCGCGGCCATTCCGGCGGTTCTGCTGGCCCTGATCCAGTTCGGTTTGTTCAAGGCGGTGATGGTCGCGATCGGATTCCTGACGGTCAACCTGCTTCTGGGAGGACTGATCGAACCCCGCTTTATGGGACGGGAGTTGGGGCTTTCGACCCTTGTGGTCTTTCTCTCCCTGCTGCTATGGGGCTGGCTTCTGGGTCCGGTCGGCATGCTGTTGTCGGTACCACTGACCATGACCGCCAAGATTGCCCTTGACAGCCATGAGGACACCCGCTGGATTGGGGTTTTGATGGGGCCGGAAAAACCGCTGTCCACAAAAAGAACGGCGGAATAA
- a CDS encoding MlaD family protein gives MSERANYFKIGLFILVALTIGVIGLMVFGAGTLFQQKFYAETYFVESVQGLDIGSPVKFRGVQIGRVEEITLVGTEYETEKRYVLVRISLFSKAFGAMSQAAVEELVKTEVEKGLRIQLAFPGVTGTAYLEADYFVAERAPWMSIDWKPDYAYIPSAPSTITRYTEAIDRILKTIEQVDMEALFTGIEKALSGLNEATEQVRIGEISDQMVLLLKELRATSSRLDRFISRAEDPLGRFLQELPETAQSLNRLTEQLNQLARELPTQMEPLGKTARRLDGLITSEQQNIEDILENFRQASENLRDLTESAREYPSQLILGAPPPPTEP, from the coding sequence ATGAGCGAAAGAGCCAACTATTTCAAGATCGGTCTGTTCATCCTGGTTGCCCTGACGATCGGGGTGATCGGTTTGATGGTCTTCGGCGCCGGGACCCTGTTTCAGCAGAAGTTTTATGCTGAAACCTATTTTGTGGAATCGGTCCAGGGACTGGACATCGGTTCTCCGGTTAAATTCAGAGGGGTGCAGATCGGCAGGGTGGAGGAAATTACCCTTGTGGGTACGGAATACGAGACGGAAAAACGGTATGTTCTGGTCCGCATCTCCCTCTTCAGCAAGGCCTTCGGTGCCATGTCCCAGGCAGCCGTCGAGGAACTGGTGAAAACAGAAGTGGAAAAAGGCCTGCGTATTCAGCTGGCTTTTCCGGGTGTCACCGGTACGGCCTACCTGGAGGCCGACTATTTCGTCGCCGAAAGAGCACCCTGGATGAGTATCGACTGGAAACCCGACTATGCCTATATCCCTTCCGCCCCCAGCACCATCACCCGGTATACCGAAGCCATCGACCGGATTCTCAAGACAATTGAACAGGTGGACATGGAAGCCCTGTTCACCGGTATCGAGAAGGCCCTGAGCGGGCTCAATGAGGCGACCGAACAGGTGCGCATTGGCGAAATCAGTGATCAGATGGTACTCTTGCTCAAGGAACTTCGTGCCACCAGCAGCCGTCTGGACCGGTTCATCTCCCGAGCCGAAGACCCGTTAGGCCGGTTTCTTCAGGAACTGCCGGAAACGGCACAAAGTCTCAACCGCCTGACCGAACAGCTCAATCAGCTGGCCCGGGAGCTGCCGACACAAATGGAACCCCTGGGGAAAACGGCGCGCCGACTGGACGGTTTGATCACATCCGAACAGCAGAATATCGAGGACATTCTGGAAAATTTCCGCCAGGCCTCGGAAAACCTGCGGGATCTGACCGAAAGCGCCCGGGAGTACCCCTCTCAGCTGATCCTCGGGGCTCCGCCGCCCCCAACGGAGCCATGA
- a CDS encoding ATP-binding cassette domain-containing protein: MSSTTDIIEVSGLTAGYGAEPVLQDVNFSVRRGEIFIILGGSGCGKSTLLKHMIGLYTPISGRVRIDGDDIVAAAGPRRLAILRKIGVMYQNGALFGSMTVMENLCLPLEEFTDLPAEARTLIAAMNLSLVGLDKSGHLLPAELSGGMRKRAAIARAMVLGPEIIFLDEPSAGLDPVISAEMDELILRLADSLGITFVIVSHELSSIFAIADRVILLDRKVKGILADGAPEVLASSSDPAVRRFFHPRDAVPDH; the protein is encoded by the coding sequence ATGTCCTCCACTACCGACATTATCGAGGTCAGCGGGCTTACGGCAGGCTACGGCGCGGAACCCGTTCTGCAGGATGTGAACTTCAGCGTCCGCCGGGGGGAGATTTTCATCATTCTCGGGGGATCGGGATGCGGCAAAAGCACGCTGCTCAAACATATGATCGGCCTCTATACGCCCATTTCCGGCCGAGTCCGGATCGACGGGGACGACATTGTTGCCGCCGCGGGGCCGAGGCGCCTGGCGATCCTTCGTAAAATCGGCGTGATGTACCAGAATGGTGCCCTGTTCGGCTCCATGACGGTCATGGAAAACCTCTGCCTGCCGCTGGAGGAATTTACCGATCTGCCGGCCGAGGCCCGCACCCTGATCGCGGCCATGAACCTCAGCCTGGTGGGACTGGACAAATCCGGACATCTCCTTCCCGCAGAATTGAGCGGCGGCATGCGCAAGCGCGCGGCCATTGCCAGGGCCATGGTGCTGGGTCCGGAAATCATTTTTCTCGATGAACCGTCGGCAGGACTCGATCCTGTCATCTCCGCGGAAATGGACGAGCTCATTCTGCGACTGGCCGACAGTCTCGGCATCACCTTTGTCATCGTCAGCCATGAATTGTCCAGCATCTTCGCCATTGCCGACCGGGTCATCCTGCTCGACCGAAAGGTCAAGGGGATTCTGGCCGACGGTGCGCCGGAAGTTCTGGCCTCCAGCAGCGATCCGGCTGTCCGGCGGTTTTTCCATCCCCGCGACGCCGTCCCAGATCATTGA
- a CDS encoding MlaE family lipid ABC transporter permease subunit: MPESNRPQKIDLQVMRNDGELVLTLGGRLDIEGTAILWPEAVSLLTREKPTKVTLDLSRVSYCDGAGISLLLEIKRHMLPRKGEVCVQGLQPEFRRLLDQFVPANFQEIVSERPRPGSLATETGRAAVRTWTALGNLIAFVGELTVALLKTARRPGQVRWRDVWLIFEKAGVDALPIVALISFLVGLIMAFQAAIPMKQFGTEIYVANIIGLAILRELGPLMTSLLLAGRSGSAFAAELGTMKINEEIDALTTLGLDPVPFLVIPRVLAALFVTPLLTLFANLLGLFGGSVVLLSLGYPMTAYIRQLQTAVGWTDLNSGLFKSLVFGLIVATIGCLNGLRTEFGPSAVGNAATRAVVSAIILIVVTDGIFSVLFYYLGI, from the coding sequence TTGCCTGAATCAAACCGGCCGCAGAAGATCGATCTTCAGGTCATGCGGAATGATGGCGAACTTGTCCTGACCCTTGGCGGACGGCTCGATATAGAAGGGACAGCCATCCTTTGGCCGGAAGCCGTCTCTCTGCTGACCCGGGAAAAACCGACCAAAGTCACCCTGGACCTCTCCCGGGTCAGCTACTGCGACGGCGCGGGAATCAGCCTGCTGCTGGAAATAAAGCGGCACATGCTGCCGCGCAAGGGGGAAGTCTGCGTCCAGGGACTGCAGCCTGAATTCCGGCGTTTGCTGGATCAGTTCGTCCCGGCTAATTTTCAGGAAATCGTCAGCGAGAGACCGCGCCCCGGAAGCCTGGCCACGGAGACCGGGCGGGCAGCAGTGCGCACCTGGACAGCCCTGGGCAATCTGATCGCTTTTGTCGGCGAACTGACCGTCGCGCTGCTCAAGACCGCACGCCGACCCGGCCAGGTTCGCTGGCGGGATGTCTGGTTGATTTTTGAAAAGGCCGGCGTGGATGCCCTTCCCATCGTCGCCCTGATCAGCTTCCTGGTGGGCCTCATCATGGCTTTTCAGGCAGCGATCCCGATGAAGCAGTTCGGCACCGAAATCTATGTGGCCAATATCATCGGACTGGCGATCCTGCGGGAACTGGGGCCGCTGATGACCTCCCTGCTTCTGGCCGGCCGCTCCGGCTCGGCCTTCGCCGCCGAACTGGGCACCATGAAGATCAACGAGGAGATCGATGCCCTGACCACCCTGGGCCTTGATCCCGTGCCTTTTCTGGTGATTCCCCGGGTGCTCGCGGCCCTTTTCGTCACCCCCCTGCTGACGCTCTTCGCCAACCTCCTGGGCCTGTTCGGGGGCTCCGTCGTGCTGCTTTCCCTGGGCTACCCCATGACGGCCTATATCCGCCAGCTGCAGACGGCAGTCGGCTGGACCGACTTGAACAGCGGGCTGTTCAAGTCCCTGGTATTCGGACTGATTGTCGCCACCATAGGCTGCCTCAACGGTCTGCGCACCGAATTCGGCCCCAGCGCCGTCGGCAATGCAGCCACCCGTGCCGTGGTCAGCGCCATCATTCTGATCGTCGTGACCGACGGAATCTTTTCGGTCCTATTTTATTACCTGGGGATCTGA
- a CDS encoding RT0821/Lpp0805 family surface protein, translating into MKKLIVFLSLFTLVLAGCAPQMGRKETGGALLGAGTGALIGSQIGGGRGTLVAVAVGTLAGALIGQEVGRSLDRADRLAMQQNAQYALEYTRTNQSTSWRNPDTGNYGAITPIETYQTGAGQYCREYYQTVIIGGAEQQAFGTACRQPDGSWKIIR; encoded by the coding sequence ATGAAAAAGCTGATTGTCTTTTTGAGTCTGTTCACCCTGGTTCTGGCCGGCTGTGCTCCCCAGATGGGGCGCAAGGAAACGGGCGGCGCCCTGCTCGGCGCCGGAACCGGAGCCCTGATAGGATCTCAGATCGGAGGCGGCCGTGGCACCCTGGTTGCGGTGGCTGTCGGCACCCTGGCCGGGGCCCTGATCGGTCAGGAAGTCGGCCGATCCCTCGATCGTGCGGATCGTCTGGCCATGCAGCAGAACGCCCAGTACGCCCTGGAATATACCCGGACCAACCAGTCCACCAGCTGGCGAAACCCGGACACGGGAAATTATGGTGCCATAACGCCGATCGAGACCTACCAGACAGGCGCCGGACAGTACTGCCGGGAGTACTACCAGACCGTAATCATCGGCGGGGCTGAACAGCAAGCCTTCGGAACGGCTTGTCGACAGCCGGACGGCTCTTGGAAGATCATTCGCTGA
- a CDS encoding arylesterase gives MPIPPLPLLLANLCPAPGPASAKADRPIRILAFGDSLVAGFAVPSKAAFPVRLEKALRAMNFPVELVNAGVPGDTTLGARGRLSQALACRPDLVIVELGANDNLQGFDPALTESNLDWIISEIIRQGRGVLLAGIRPLRDLGPKDSIAFEGLFRSLAVKHRIPLYPDFLEGVAGSPALNKADGIHPNPKGIDEIVRRIAPLVAETLRQLPEPLDRS, from the coding sequence ATGCCGATTCCACCTTTGCCCCTTCTCCTGGCAAACCTCTGTCCAGCTCCCGGCCCGGCTTCTGCAAAGGCAGACCGTCCGATCCGCATTCTCGCCTTCGGCGACAGCCTGGTGGCCGGCTTCGCCGTTCCGAGCAAGGCGGCTTTTCCGGTACGCCTTGAAAAGGCGTTGCGGGCGATGAATTTTCCTGTGGAGCTTGTCAATGCCGGGGTTCCCGGCGACACGACCCTGGGAGCCCGCGGCCGGTTGTCACAGGCGCTCGCGTGCCGGCCGGACCTGGTCATCGTCGAACTGGGGGCCAACGACAACCTGCAGGGATTCGACCCGGCCCTGACCGAAAGCAACCTGGACTGGATCATCAGCGAGATCATCCGGCAGGGCAGAGGGGTTCTGCTAGCCGGCATCCGGCCGCTGCGTGACCTGGGACCCAAGGACTCTATCGCTTTTGAAGGGCTCTTCAGAAGCCTGGCTGTAAAACACCGGATTCCCCTCTATCCCGATTTTCTGGAGGGTGTTGCCGGCTCTCCAGCACTCAACAAGGCCGACGGCATTCACCCCAATCCCAAGGGGATTGACGAAATAGTCCGACGTATCGCACCCCTCGTTGCCGAGACCCTGCGCCAGCTGCCGGAGCCCCTTGACAGAAGCTAA
- a CDS encoding phosphoenolpyruvate carboxylase — translation MPELLWKIDDPFARLSELISFTGELWERPLRRDVRSLGLLLGVVLREQAGEALYDLEEDLRLNSIAHRRELEGRETEIRDLQDDPLQRKAMELVRGLSLPESRQIVKAFSTFFDLVNLAETQHRKRRLRAVRMTAGAEDKPGSLRGTLRRMREAGCGLEEALSRLQKVEVIPVFTAHPTEVARRVTRTKRQRIAASLEELNRCLLTEAEGMAQQESILTEITALWQTEEVRRQSPTVENEIEQGLDHYSPFLIPALTGFYLDLAAAFAEIFGCDLPAGRLPTVIRFGSWIGGDRDGNPAVTTFSTRTALTQAREIILDSYLEDVKLLKELLTPSGCRFNPSANFLRALHRYLEDMPEAASRAVLAPECEFYRQFLVMVRHRLELSRSDSRHPQAYPDADAFIADLSLIRDSLLQHKGERLAKRYLDSILRKAATFGFHLHVLDIRQHAMIHRRALTEPDQRAQVLGTLQGIAELKREFPPESITRYVISGSGSVENLRDWLQLTREAGLQPAARPASGDPGLMPVPLFESIEDLRHAPTVCRDLWSSDWYRPLLDSWNRHQEVMLGYSDSNKDGGMLTSTWEIYKCQRSLYRTAEELGVTLRLFHGRGGTVGRGGGPTHRAILSQPPGAFSGSLKITEQGEVINWKYADPSLAQRNLELMVAAALESLDGSDSGTSAFDPDWEAALEEMSAAAFDFYRHHIAENPDLVTYFEQATPVLEFELAKIGSRPARRKSSGTLNDLRAIPWVFGWMQSRHVLPGWFGVGHALEAFSRRGPASRRILTEMMQGCPFFTDMIYNVELALTKVDLPLASRYAELVENAQIRERIFKLVVVEHRRTVQAVLAATGQTRLMQHAPSLARSLRLRTPYVDPLSLIQIELLRRKRAGEESEELDYVLAATIHGISAGLRNTG, via the coding sequence ATGCCTGAACTCCTTTGGAAAATAGACGACCCCTTTGCCAGGCTTTCGGAACTGATCAGCTTTACCGGCGAACTCTGGGAGCGGCCCCTGCGCCGGGATGTGCGCTCCCTGGGTCTGCTGCTCGGCGTCGTGCTCCGTGAACAGGCCGGAGAAGCCCTTTATGATCTGGAGGAGGACCTGCGCCTGAATTCCATCGCTCACCGGCGGGAGCTGGAGGGGCGTGAGACGGAAATCCGGGACCTGCAGGACGATCCCCTGCAGCGCAAGGCGATGGAACTGGTCCGCGGCCTCTCCCTGCCCGAATCCCGCCAGATCGTCAAGGCCTTTTCAACCTTCTTCGATCTGGTCAACCTCGCCGAAACCCAGCACCGCAAACGCCGCCTGAGGGCGGTCCGGATGACAGCCGGAGCGGAGGACAAGCCGGGATCCCTGAGAGGCACCCTGAGGCGTATGCGGGAGGCGGGATGCGGACTCGAAGAAGCATTGTCCCGGCTGCAGAAAGTCGAGGTCATCCCGGTTTTCACGGCCCATCCCACCGAAGTGGCCCGCCGGGTCACCCGCACCAAGCGGCAGCGTATCGCCGCCTCGCTCGAGGAGCTGAACCGCTGCCTTTTGACGGAGGCTGAGGGGATGGCCCAGCAAGAGTCGATATTGACGGAAATTACCGCCCTGTGGCAGACGGAAGAGGTTCGGCGGCAGAGCCCCACCGTGGAGAATGAGATCGAGCAGGGGCTGGACCATTACTCCCCCTTTCTTATTCCGGCCCTCACCGGATTTTATCTGGATCTTGCCGCGGCTTTTGCCGAAATCTTCGGCTGCGACCTTCCGGCCGGCCGGCTGCCCACGGTGATCCGCTTCGGTTCCTGGATCGGCGGCGACCGTGACGGCAACCCTGCCGTTACCACTTTTTCGACCCGCACCGCGCTGACCCAGGCCCGGGAAATCATTCTCGACAGCTATCTTGAAGATGTAAAGCTGCTCAAGGAGCTCCTCACCCCGTCCGGCTGCCGATTCAATCCCTCTGCGAATTTTCTCCGTGCCCTGCATCGGTATCTGGAGGACATGCCGGAAGCGGCCTCACGGGCTGTTCTGGCACCGGAGTGCGAGTTCTACCGGCAGTTTCTGGTGATGGTCCGCCATCGGCTGGAGTTGAGCCGGTCCGATTCCCGCCACCCGCAGGCCTACCCCGATGCCGATGCCTTTATTGCCGACCTGAGTCTGATCCGCGACAGTCTCCTGCAACACAAGGGGGAGCGACTGGCGAAGAGATACCTGGACTCCATCCTGCGCAAGGCCGCGACCTTCGGTTTTCACCTGCATGTCCTGGATATCCGTCAGCACGCCATGATTCATCGCCGGGCCCTGACCGAACCTGATCAAAGGGCCCAAGTGTTGGGCACATTGCAGGGGATCGCCGAACTGAAACGGGAATTTCCGCCGGAATCGATCACCCGTTATGTGATCAGCGGCAGCGGATCCGTCGAAAATCTCCGAGACTGGCTGCAATTGACCCGGGAGGCCGGCCTGCAACCCGCAGCCAGACCGGCATCCGGGGACCCCGGCCTGATGCCGGTGCCCCTGTTCGAGTCGATCGAGGACCTCCGCCATGCCCCGACCGTCTGCCGGGACCTCTGGAGCAGCGACTGGTACCGTCCGCTGCTCGATTCCTGGAATCGACATCAGGAAGTGATGCTCGGCTACTCCGATTCCAACAAGGACGGAGGCATGTTGACCAGTACCTGGGAAATCTACAAGTGCCAGCGCTCGCTCTACCGGACAGCCGAAGAACTCGGGGTCACCCTACGGCTGTTTCACGGTCGCGGCGGTACCGTCGGCCGCGGAGGAGGCCCGACCCATCGGGCGATTCTGAGTCAGCCGCCGGGAGCTTTTTCGGGAAGTCTCAAAATTACCGAACAAGGGGAGGTCATCAACTGGAAATATGCCGACCCTTCCCTGGCTCAGCGGAATCTGGAGCTGATGGTGGCGGCCGCTTTGGAAAGCCTGGATGGTTCGGACTCTGGAACATCCGCCTTCGATCCGGACTGGGAAGCGGCCCTGGAAGAGATGTCCGCCGCCGCTTTCGATTTTTATCGGCATCACATTGCCGAAAACCCTGATCTGGTGACCTATTTCGAACAGGCCACGCCGGTCCTGGAATTCGAACTGGCCAAGATCGGATCGCGGCCGGCCCGGAGAAAATCCTCGGGAACACTGAATGACCTTCGGGCGATCCCCTGGGTTTTCGGCTGGATGCAGAGCCGTCATGTCCTGCCCGGCTGGTTCGGTGTCGGCCATGCTCTGGAGGCTTTCTCCCGACGGGGTCCCGCATCCCGCAGGATTCTGACGGAAATGATGCAAGGCTGCCCCTTTTTCACCGACATGATCTACAATGTGGAACTTGCCCTGACCAAGGTCGACCTGCCCCTGGCCAGTCGTTATGCCGAGCTGGTGGAAAACGCGCAGATCCGGGAACGGATTTTCAAGCTCGTGGTCGTCGAGCACCGGCGCACGGTTCAGGCGGTTTTGGCCGCCACCGGCCAGACCCGGCTGATGCAACATGCGCCGAGCCTGGCCCGTTCCCTGCGACTGCGGACCCCTTACGTCGACCCGCTGAGCCTCATCCAGATCGAGCTGCTGCGCCGAAAACGGGCCGGAGAAGAAAGCGAGGAGCTCGATTACGTCCTGGCCGCCACCATTCACGGCATCTCCGCTGGTCTGCGCAATACGGGCTAG
- a CDS encoding M48 family metallopeptidase translates to MNLQPTVKSLRRPGTLGSRLLLMGWMMLASACASVPVTERQQLNLVPESTMVSASQDQYQEFLQNHEVIRNTPESEMVKRVGQNIRQAVEEFMARRGESGELAGYNWEFNLIASEEVNAFAMPGGKVAIFSGILPIAQNEAGLATIMGHEVAHVIARHGSERMSQQLITQMGGQALSALLATQPQTAQTLWMQVFGVGAQVGVMLPYSRLQESEADYLGLIFMAMAGYDPRAAVDVWQRMAQLGGAGVPEFLSTHPADQTRIREIQEKLPEALQYYQP, encoded by the coding sequence ATGAATTTACAGCCAACGGTCAAAAGTCTGCGTAGACCCGGAACGCTCGGAAGCCGTCTCCTCCTCATGGGCTGGATGATGCTTGCGTCGGCCTGCGCTTCTGTGCCCGTCACCGAGCGGCAACAGCTCAACCTGGTGCCGGAAAGCACAATGGTCAGCGCCAGCCAGGATCAGTACCAGGAATTTCTCCAAAACCACGAGGTAATCCGCAATACCCCCGAAAGTGAAATGGTCAAACGGGTCGGACAGAACATCAGGCAGGCGGTGGAGGAATTCATGGCCCGCAGGGGCGAATCGGGAGAACTGGCCGGCTACAATTGGGAATTCAATCTGATCGCCAGCGAGGAGGTCAATGCCTTCGCCATGCCGGGGGGGAAAGTGGCCATCTTCAGCGGAATTTTGCCGATCGCCCAAAACGAGGCGGGGTTGGCGACCATCATGGGCCACGAGGTTGCCCATGTCATCGCCCGCCACGGCAGCGAGCGGATGAGCCAGCAGCTGATAACCCAGATGGGGGGCCAGGCCCTCTCCGCTCTGCTGGCCACCCAGCCCCAGACGGCCCAGACCTTGTGGATGCAGGTCTTCGGGGTGGGCGCCCAGGTGGGGGTCATGCTGCCCTACAGTCGATTGCAGGAAAGCGAAGCGGATTATCTCGGCCTGATTTTCATGGCCATGGCCGGCTACGATCCTCGTGCCGCTGTCGATGTCTGGCAGCGCATGGCGCAACTGGGCGGTGCCGGGGTTCCCGAATTTCTCAGCACTCACCCCGCCGATCAGACCCGGATCCGGGAGATTCAGGAAAAACTGCCCGAGGCGCTGCAGTATTATCAGCCCTGA
- a CDS encoding polyprenyl synthetase family protein, with amino-acid sequence MFDSFHDFAKNVRPALDKAFSRELVQLLDTGVPGPHDWLQGLNGGKKIRGLLLCLVARTLGASLEKALPRAVAVELIQTATLIHDDYIDGHRTRRSLPALWTLDGPRRAVLLGDVLFSSAIFLLSGMGSLDCGIGSRTIARLALGAWQEPLDKRALLSAINSRQADYELIISLKTGVLFAAASELGAVAAGVDASSLGPWRGYGMKVGEAYQLADDLHEMERSFDRRDVSMEALTDLAPALLYFVPDSGQVIEQALRREKPLSILEIRPFLSQAIGLMKRERERRLRAAAAELDDVRGEPQLMDLVRRAPLDLIGMFDRSISMAGQCRG; translated from the coding sequence ATGTTCGACTCATTCCATGATTTCGCCAAAAATGTAAGACCTGCCCTCGACAAGGCCTTCTCCCGGGAACTGGTGCAACTTCTGGATACCGGTGTTCCCGGTCCTCACGACTGGCTGCAGGGATTGAACGGCGGAAAGAAGATTCGCGGCCTTCTTCTCTGTCTGGTCGCCAGGACCCTCGGCGCCTCGCTCGAAAAAGCCCTGCCCCGGGCGGTGGCCGTGGAGCTGATTCAGACCGCCACTCTCATCCATGACGATTACATCGATGGTCATCGCACCCGACGAAGCCTCCCCGCCCTCTGGACTCTGGACGGACCACGCCGGGCGGTTCTACTGGGAGATGTGCTTTTTTCTTCAGCGATCTTTCTGCTGAGCGGGATGGGCAGCCTCGACTGCGGGATCGGCTCCCGGACCATCGCCCGGCTTGCCCTCGGAGCCTGGCAGGAGCCGCTTGACAAGCGAGCCCTGCTGTCGGCCATCAACAGCCGGCAGGCGGATTATGAGCTCATCATATCTCTGAAAACGGGGGTTCTGTTCGCGGCGGCCTCTGAGCTGGGTGCGGTTGCCGCAGGGGTCGATGCCTCCTCCCTGGGGCCGTGGCGGGGCTACGGCATGAAAGTCGGCGAAGCCTACCAGTTGGCGGACGATCTGCATGAGATGGAGCGATCCTTCGACCGGCGGGATGTGTCGATGGAGGCGTTGACCGATCTGGCTCCCGCGCTGCTGTATTTCGTTCCGGACAGCGGGCAGGTGATCGAACAGGCCCTTCGGCGGGAAAAACCCCTGTCCATCCTCGAGATTCGGCCCTTCCTGTCTCAGGCTATCGGCTTGATGAAAAGGGAGCGGGAGCGGCGGTTGCGGGCCGCGGCGGCCGAACTGGACGATGTGCGCGGCGAACCGCAACTGATGGATCTGGTGCGTCGGGCGCCCCTCGACCTGATCGGCATGTTCGACCGGTCGATCTCCATGGCAGGGCAGTGCAGAGGATAA
- a CDS encoding class I SAM-dependent methyltransferase, translated as MPLTSPKLDVVYRFFSGTGFSYDRVVNIWTCGADLYWKSRILALIPAHARRIADQASGTGILTLKIARAFPEAQVTGVELREEYLDFARQKVQKEGIENVEFRLGRAEDVVLEEPLDCMTSSYLAKYADLENLLVNALQMLKPGGIVLLHDFTYPTNPLFIKLWKTWFRLMQALGGRLFPEWRTVFHELPDFLQQTRWVEDTRILLLKLGFNDIAVRPLTFGTAAIISARKPSTDPS; from the coding sequence ATGCCACTCACCTCACCGAAACTGGACGTGGTTTACCGTTTCTTCAGCGGTACCGGTTTTTCCTATGACCGGGTGGTCAATATCTGGACCTGCGGGGCAGACCTCTACTGGAAATCCCGCATCCTCGCCCTGATTCCGGCCCATGCCCGGCGGATTGCGGACCAGGCCAGCGGAACGGGAATTCTGACCCTGAAAATAGCCCGCGCCTTTCCCGAGGCTCAGGTCACCGGTGTGGAATTGCGTGAGGAGTACCTGGACTTTGCCCGGCAAAAGGTTCAAAAGGAGGGGATCGAAAACGTGGAATTTCGGCTCGGGCGGGCTGAAGATGTGGTTTTGGAGGAGCCGCTGGACTGCATGACCTCCTCCTACCTGGCCAAGTATGCCGACCTCGAAAACCTGCTGGTCAATGCCTTGCAAATGCTGAAGCCGGGCGGCATCGTTCTGCTGCACGACTTCACCTATCCGACGAACCCTCTATTCATCAAACTCTGGAAAACCTGGTTTCGTCTGATGCAGGCCCTGGGCGGCCGACTTTTTCCCGAATGGCGCACGGTTTTCCACGAACTTCCCGACTTCCTGCAGCAGACCCGCTGGGTCGAGGATACGCGGATCCTGCTGCTGAAATTGGGGTTTAACGACATCGCCGTCCGGCCCCTGACCTTCGGCACCGCGGCGATCATCTCGGCGCGAAAACCGTCGACGGATCCTTCCTGA